In Microcaecilia unicolor chromosome 1, aMicUni1.1, whole genome shotgun sequence, the following are encoded in one genomic region:
- the MPEG1 gene encoding LOW QUALITY PROTEIN: macrophage-expressed gene 1 protein (The sequence of the model RefSeq protein was modified relative to this genomic sequence to represent the inferred CDS: inserted 2 bases in 2 codons; deleted 3 bases in 3 codons; substituted 3 bases at 3 genomic stop codons), producing the protein MACLVVAVLVLSSVVSVAQCSNFQDCKKALGTNVLEVLPGGGWDNLRNVEMGTVISKNYSQCRTTEDGDYIIPNDIYVIARKQSNVEINSELIESWLNYTDGFSRSINAEASFLKLVNGKFSSSNEQTKVHNVYDQTVTTRVQVRHHIYSVKATPNFAFDPAFKKQLLDIGNKLENNQSREAEYLAELLVLNYGTHVLTSLEAGASLMQEDQIKKTFLLDHISLKAAVTAAASATFFSKINVGIGGGTQVLDDVTKSYMENTVDSKIESHGSIPFYPGITLQKWQEGIPNRLVSIDKSGLPLPFFINLETLPDLPEPTVKRVAKTVENAIRLYYAINTHPGCVNMNSQNFNFQANVDDGSCQDANTNXTFGGIYQECHGLFGRTLEELCQAYRTKNPLTGDFSGPPNYTPVLLHGRERSVTKPKTECHNSCHRFGFLLDCCHRMRYQLLLQXVHFSAYWCAALAPVQQSSGFLFGGLYGVGEANPVTGSNSCPSNFXPIITLXDLKVCVSDDYELGFQYSVPFGGFFSCQSGNPLTGLLKGQSPGLMQDFFYQNPTDYPMKCPLGYSQHKAYISDGCQXSYTACRQVPLFNQGLSPVQLPPFSRPPAFNSSTSEAVVVRAEGSKSWVKLQGTNMWRLANATDEKQLSLLFKPETSEGPSGGAVAGITIAVTALLAAVIIAVIYGVRQYKNRGLHGVQAEQLVEEHDGYGAIESNFDPGTDCSA; encoded by the exons ATGGCATGCCTGGTTGTGGCTGTGCTGGTTCTGAGTTCTGTTGTCTCTGTGGCTCAGTGCTCTAACTTCCAGGACTGTAAGAAGGCACTGGGGACTAATGTGCTGGAGGTGCTGCCCGGAGGTGGCTGGGACAACTTGCGCAATGTGGAGATGGGAACCGTGATCAGCAAGAACTACTCTCAGTGTCGAACCACTGAGGATGGAGACTACATCATCCCTAATGATATCTATGTCATTGCCCGCAAACAAAGCAACGTGGAGATAAACTCAGAGCTCATTGAAAGCTGGCTCAACTACACTGATGGCTTCTCTCGCTCCATCAATGCTGAAGCCTCCTTCCTGAAACTGGTTAACGGAAAGTTCTCCAGCAGCAACGAACAAACCAAAGTCCATAATGTCTACGACCAGACAGTGACCACCCGAGTACAAGTGCGCCACCACATCTACTCTGTTAAGGCCACGCCTAACTTTGCTTTTGACCCAGCTTTCAAGAAGCAACTCCTGGACATTGGCAACAAGCTAGAGAACAACCAGAGCCGGGAAGCTGAATATTTGGCAGAGCTTCTTGTCCTAAATTATGGGACACATGTTCTGACTAGCTTGGAAGCTGGGGCTAGCTTGATGCAGGAGGACCAGATCAAAAAGACATTCCTACTAGACCATATCAGTCTCAAAGCAGCTGTGACTGCCGCGGCATCTGCCACTTTCTTCAGCAAAATTAATGTTGGCATTGGTGGTGGCACCCAGGTTCTCGATGATGTCACTAAAAGTTACATGGAGAATACAGTAGACTCTAAGATTGAGAGCCATGGTAGTATACCTTTCTACCCAGGCATCACCCTGCAGAAGTGGCAGGAGGGCATCCCAAACCGACTGGTGTCAATTGATAAGTCtggtcttcctcttcccttctTTATAAATCTGGAAACTCTCCCAGATTTGCCAGAGCCCACAGTGAAGCGAGTGGCAAAAACTGTGGAGAATGCCATCCGCCTGTACTATGCCATCAACACACACCCAGGCTGTGTAAATATGAATTCGCAAAACTTCAATTTCCAGGCAAATGTGGATGATGGGTCATGCCAGGATGCTAACACCA TTACATTTGGCGGCATCTACCAGGAATGCCATGGGCTGTTTGGGAGGACACTGGAGGAGCTCTGCCAAGCATACCGCACCAAGAATCCTCTGACAGGT GACTTCTCCGGTCCACCCAACTATACCCCGGTCCTGTTGCATGGCAGAGAGCGGTCAGTAACCAAACCAAAAACTGAATGTCATAATTCATGCCATAGATTTGGCTTTTTGCTAGATTGCTGTCACAGG ATGCGGTATCAACTACTACTCCAGTAAGTGCACTTCAGTGCCTACTGGTGTGCAGCTTTGGCACCAGTGCAACAGAGTTCTGGTTTCCTCTTTGGTGGACTTTACGGCGTTGGTGAAGCAAATCCAGTCACGGGCAGCAATTCCTGTCCTTCC AACTTCTAACCCATTATCACTCTTTGAGACCTAAAGGTATGTGTGAGTGATGACTATGAGCTGGGATTCCAGTATTCTGTGCCATTTGGAGGCTTCTTCAGTTGTCAATCTGGCAATCCACTAACTGGGTTATTAAAGGGACAGAGTCCAGGACTCATGCAGGATTTCTTTTACCAGAACCCCACTGATTACCCaatgaagtgccccctaggatacaGCCAACACAAGGCTTACATAAGTGATGGTTGCC GATCCTATACTGCTTGCAGGCAGGTGCCATTGTTTAATCAAGGTCTCTCTCCCGTTCAGCTCCCACCATTCAGCCGGCCTCCTGCCTTTAATTCCAGCACTTCAGAGGCTGTGGTTGTGCGAGCTGAAGGCAGCAAAAGCTGGGTGAAGCTGCAAGGCACCAACATGTGGAGGCTGGCAAATGCCACAGATGAGAAGCAACTATCTTTGCTCTTCAAACCAGAGACCTCAGAGGGGCCCAGCGGAGGTGCTGTCGCAGGCATAACTATTGCAGTGACGGCTCTCCTTGCGGCTGTGATAATAGCAGTGATCTATGGTGTACGCCAGTATAAGAACCGGGGGCTCCATGGGGTACAGGCAGAGCAATTGGTTGAGGAACATGATGGCTATGGTGCTATAGAGAGCAATTTTGACCCAGGGACTGATTGCTCAGCCTGA